One Paenisporosarcina sp. FSL H8-0542 genomic region harbors:
- a CDS encoding VOC family protein has product MSESINFKSLTPLSPAKDIETAITFYEQKLGFTPNGYGGVYRGNIEILFYQTDDTHLGEWTSFRIQVDAIESLYREYEKQQVIHQNGSLEAKPWGTKEFSIIDPDGVCITFFERS; this is encoded by the coding sequence ATGAGTGAGTCTATTAATTTCAAGAGCTTGACCCCTTTAAGCCCAGCGAAAGATATCGAAACCGCCATAACTTTCTATGAACAAAAGCTGGGTTTCACTCCAAACGGCTATGGCGGTGTCTACCGTGGAAATATTGAAATTCTTTTTTACCAAACGGATGATACTCATTTAGGCGAATGGACGAGCTTCCGCATCCAGGTCGATGCAATTGAATCTCTGTATCGTGAATATGAAAAACAACAGGTGATTCATCAGAATGGATCTTTAGAAGCCAAGCCTTGGGGGACTAAGGAGTTCTCCATTATTGATCCAGATGGTGTGTGCATTACTTTTTTTGAACGCTCTTAA
- a CDS encoding pyridoxal phosphate-dependent aminotransferase: MELSKKLQQLPPQFFASLVQKVGAAVAQGRDVINLGQGNPDQPTPPHIVKALQEAAEDPLTHKYSPFRGIGELKEAAADFYKREYNVEIDPTTEVAVLFGTKIGLVELPIAVLNPGDLMLLPDPGYPDYLSGVVMADVQYETLPLVAENNFLPDYNILSQDTKERAKLMYLNYPNNPTGATADLEFFNQTVEFAKENGIAVSHDFAYGAIGFDGDKPVSFLQAEGAKEIGIEMYTLSKTYNMAGWRVGFAVGNKEMIEALNLIQDHLFVSLFPAIQHAAVAALNENQLCVSSLVERYENRRNTFINACKRIGWEVEAPTGSFFAWLPVPKGYTSQEFADKLLNEADVAVAPGNGFGEFGEGYIRVGLLVDEPRLEEAVDRIGKLAIF, translated from the coding sequence ATGGAACTTTCTAAGAAGCTTCAACAATTACCACCACAATTCTTTGCTTCACTTGTTCAAAAAGTAGGAGCTGCAGTGGCACAAGGTCGCGATGTGATCAATTTAGGTCAAGGAAATCCTGACCAACCAACACCTCCACACATCGTAAAAGCCTTGCAAGAAGCTGCAGAAGATCCCCTTACACATAAATATTCGCCATTTCGTGGAATTGGCGAATTGAAGGAAGCTGCAGCAGACTTTTATAAAAGAGAATACAATGTTGAGATTGACCCAACTACAGAAGTTGCGGTTTTATTCGGAACGAAAATTGGACTTGTGGAGTTGCCGATTGCTGTACTGAATCCTGGAGATTTGATGTTACTGCCTGACCCAGGTTATCCGGATTATTTATCTGGAGTCGTCATGGCTGACGTTCAATATGAAACACTGCCACTAGTCGCCGAAAACAACTTTTTACCTGATTACAATATACTTTCTCAAGACACGAAAGAACGCGCAAAACTCATGTATCTTAACTATCCAAATAATCCAACTGGAGCAACGGCAGATCTTGAATTCTTCAACCAAACCGTCGAGTTCGCAAAAGAAAATGGAATTGCTGTATCACACGATTTCGCCTATGGAGCCATTGGATTTGACGGCGATAAACCGGTAAGTTTCCTACAAGCTGAAGGAGCTAAGGAAATAGGAATTGAGATGTATACGTTATCTAAAACCTACAATATGGCAGGATGGCGTGTCGGTTTTGCAGTTGGTAACAAAGAGATGATTGAAGCCCTGAACCTGATTCAAGACCATTTATTCGTCAGCCTTTTCCCTGCAATACAGCATGCTGCAGTCGCTGCTTTGAATGAAAATCAATTATGCGTTTCCTCATTGGTCGAGCGCTACGAAAACCGTCGCAATACCTTTATCAACGCATGTAAACGGATTGGTTGGGAAGTAGAAGCCCCTACAGGCTCATTCTTTGCTTGGTTACCCGTTCCAAAAGGATATACCAGCCAGGAATTCGCAGATAAACTCTTGAATGAAGCAGACGTAGCCGTAGCCCCAGGAAATGGCTTCGGTGAATTTGGAGAAGGCTATATTCGGGTTGGGTTATTAGTTGATGAGCCACGATTGGAAGAAGCAGTAGATAGGATTGGTAAGCTGGCTATCTTTTGA
- a CDS encoding carbon-nitrogen family hydrolase: protein MKIACIQLDVAFAEPEKNFSNVQKYIKKVASEGAELVVLPEMWNTAYALTELEHLADVEGQRTKEFLSELARTYHVHIVGGSVSTKKGDSFYNTMYIYSNEGQLVSEYDKAHLFRLMDEHLYLKAGNQSNVFSLGSIQAGGVICYDLRFPEWLRAHALAGAKVLFLPAQWPETRIDHWRILLQARAIENQCFVIAVNRTGNDPNNQFNGQSMIIAPWGKVLWTGADDEDYAIIDVDFSEVEEVRTRIPVYEDRRPLLYKPLFEK, encoded by the coding sequence ATGAAAATCGCATGCATTCAGCTCGACGTAGCGTTTGCCGAGCCTGAAAAAAATTTTTCCAACGTTCAAAAGTACATAAAAAAGGTCGCAAGTGAGGGTGCAGAGCTCGTTGTATTACCTGAAATGTGGAATACTGCCTATGCATTAACGGAGTTAGAACATCTTGCAGACGTCGAAGGGCAACGAACAAAAGAATTTCTTTCCGAGCTGGCCCGTACATATCATGTCCATATCGTAGGAGGGTCGGTTTCTACGAAAAAAGGAGACAGCTTCTACAACACGATGTACATTTATTCGAATGAGGGGCAGTTGGTCTCCGAATATGATAAAGCGCATTTGTTCCGTCTCATGGATGAACATCTATACTTAAAAGCAGGAAATCAATCAAATGTATTTTCATTAGGTTCTATTCAAGCAGGAGGGGTCATATGTTATGACCTAAGGTTTCCTGAGTGGTTAAGGGCACATGCATTAGCCGGAGCGAAAGTGCTCTTCTTACCAGCACAATGGCCTGAAACTCGTATCGATCATTGGAGAATCTTGCTTCAAGCCCGTGCAATCGAAAATCAATGTTTTGTCATCGCGGTCAATCGAACTGGGAACGATCCGAACAATCAGTTCAATGGCCAATCCATGATCATTGCACCTTGGGGGAAAGTGTTATGGACTGGAGCTGATGATGAAGATTACGCAATCATTGATGTTGATTTTTCAGAAGTTGAAGAGGTACGTACTCGCATACCGGTATACGAGGATCGCAGACCTTTGCTATATAAACCTTTGTTTGAAAAATGA
- a CDS encoding methionine ABC transporter ATP-binding protein, protein MIKINDLSKEYITKKGTVIGVDRVNLTVNEGEVFGIVGYSGAGKSSLLRCINLLERPTSGQIEVNGLDLTKLKGEKLRKARLKIGMIFQHFYLISQKTVAQNISFALKAANTQSEKMETRVLELLEMVGLTDKKDVYPAQLSGGQKQRVGIARALANNPSVLLCDEATSALDPNTTLSILRLLKKINRELNITIVLITHEMNVVKEICDRMAVMQDGRVVEEGTVYDIFSNPKAELTKEFISSVVSFEVPQSILDQVTGRIVKVLFKGNVAGEGVISDMIQNFDVRGNFLHGAIEYIQEIPLGLFLMEIQGQPENITRAITYMEGRGAQVEVVRNGN, encoded by the coding sequence ATGATAAAAATTAATGATTTATCTAAAGAGTACATAACGAAAAAAGGAACGGTTATAGGTGTTGATCGCGTAAATCTCACCGTCAATGAAGGGGAAGTGTTCGGTATTGTCGGATACTCAGGTGCAGGCAAAAGCTCATTATTACGGTGCATCAATCTGCTGGAACGACCAACAAGCGGACAAATTGAAGTGAATGGACTGGACCTCACAAAATTAAAAGGAGAAAAATTACGTAAAGCCCGCTTGAAAATCGGCATGATCTTTCAACACTTTTACTTGATCAGTCAAAAAACAGTTGCTCAGAATATTTCCTTCGCATTAAAGGCAGCTAATACACAAAGTGAAAAAATGGAGACCCGCGTTTTGGAGTTGCTAGAAATGGTTGGTTTGACAGATAAGAAAGATGTTTATCCGGCCCAATTAAGCGGTGGACAGAAGCAGCGTGTCGGAATTGCTCGTGCACTGGCAAACAATCCTTCCGTCCTGCTGTGTGACGAAGCAACTTCAGCGCTTGATCCGAATACGACCTTATCTATTCTGCGCTTGCTCAAAAAAATCAATCGCGAATTGAACATCACCATTGTGTTGATCACACACGAAATGAATGTGGTAAAAGAAATATGTGATCGCATGGCCGTCATGCAAGATGGACGGGTGGTTGAAGAGGGAACGGTTTACGATATTTTCTCCAATCCGAAAGCAGAATTGACGAAAGAGTTCATCAGTAGCGTCGTATCATTCGAAGTACCTCAATCCATTTTGGATCAAGTCACTGGACGTATTGTGAAAGTGCTATTTAAAGGCAATGTGGCGGGAGAAGGTGTCATCTCGGATATGATTCAGAATTTTGATGTACGAGGTAATTTCTTGCATGGCGCGATTGAATACATTCAGGAAATACCACTCGGCTTGTTTTTGATGGAAATTCAAGGACAACCAGAAAATATAACAAGAGCTATCACGTATATGGAAGGACGAGGGGCGCAAGTGGAGGTGGTACGTAATGGGAATTGA
- a CDS encoding methionine ABC transporter permease yields the protein MGIDITHVIEMWPDILNAFGQSMYMIGVSLTVAIIIGLPLGIVLFVTDRGLFLENRFVKGTLGFIVNMVRSIPFIILLVALIPLTKLLVDSTIGPAAASVSLSVAAIPFFARIVETSLREIDKGVIEAAIAVGATPWMIIRDVLLPEAKTSIVQGITMTIISLVAYSAMAGVVGGGGIGDLAIRFGYYRYDETIMMVTVVILIVLVQVIQQLGDWTSKAIDKR from the coding sequence ATGGGAATTGATATAACGCATGTAATTGAAATGTGGCCAGACATCCTGAACGCATTCGGGCAATCGATGTATATGATTGGGGTTTCATTAACAGTCGCAATCATTATTGGCTTACCGTTGGGGATTGTGCTTTTTGTTACAGACCGAGGTTTATTTTTAGAAAATCGATTTGTTAAAGGAACACTCGGTTTTATCGTCAATATGGTGCGTTCCATTCCATTTATCATTTTGTTGGTAGCTCTTATCCCTTTAACCAAATTACTGGTAGACTCAACGATTGGCCCAGCAGCTGCAAGTGTATCATTGTCAGTTGCTGCAATTCCTTTCTTCGCTAGAATTGTGGAAACGTCTCTTCGTGAAATTGATAAAGGGGTGATCGAAGCAGCCATTGCAGTTGGCGCGACACCTTGGATGATCATCAGGGATGTATTATTGCCTGAAGCAAAAACCAGCATCGTGCAGGGCATTACGATGACAATCATTAGTTTAGTAGCATACTCCGCCATGGCGGGTGTGGTTGGAGGCGGCGGTATTGGAGACTTAGCCATTCGCTTCGGATATTACCGTTACGATGAAACAATCATGATGGTGACAGTTGTCATTTTAATTGTTCTTGTTCAAGTCATTCAGCAGCTGGGTGACTGGACGTCAAAAGCAATAGATAAACGATAA
- a CDS encoding MetQ/NlpA family ABC transporter substrate-binding protein, which yields MKKVLLMFILVLMTAALAACGGSDKESKGNADNDKSVTLGGSAGPYSDMLNKAIKPALEDKGYKVKIVEFSDYIQPNIALDNGDIDANLFQHSIYLENFSKENDMELTGLIAVPTAPMGIYSNKFKSVEEIKDGATIAIPNDPVNAARTLLILQDHGLIELDPNAEPLKASEKDIKSNSKNLVFQPIEAGQLPRAVDSADLAAVPGNFALAAEMNLLDAILLENMPDRYRNLVTVTTPNKDSQLAKDLIEVVEAPEFEEIIDAEFEGFGKPEWMKNR from the coding sequence ATGAAAAAAGTGTTATTAATGTTCATTCTAGTCTTAATGACAGCAGCACTTGCTGCATGTGGAGGAAGCGACAAAGAGTCAAAAGGTAATGCGGACAATGACAAATCAGTGACATTAGGCGGATCAGCAGGTCCATATAGCGACATGCTCAATAAGGCAATCAAACCTGCTCTTGAGGATAAAGGATACAAAGTGAAAATCGTTGAATTCAGTGACTATATTCAACCGAATATTGCGTTGGACAATGGAGATATTGACGCAAATCTTTTCCAACACTCGATTTACTTGGAAAACTTCTCAAAAGAAAATGATATGGAATTGACAGGCTTGATTGCAGTGCCGACAGCACCAATGGGTATTTACTCCAACAAGTTCAAATCTGTTGAAGAGATCAAGGATGGAGCAACCATTGCCATTCCAAATGACCCGGTGAATGCAGCTCGTACATTATTAATCTTGCAAGACCATGGATTAATTGAATTAGACCCTAATGCAGAACCATTGAAGGCATCTGAGAAGGACATTAAATCAAATTCGAAGAACTTGGTGTTCCAACCAATTGAAGCTGGCCAACTTCCACGTGCAGTGGACAGTGCGGACTTAGCAGCTGTACCTGGTAACTTTGCTTTGGCAGCGGAAATGAACCTGCTGGACGCGATTTTGCTTGAGAACATGCCGGACCGATACCGCAACTTAGTTACTGTAACGACACCAAACAAAGACTCACAATTAGCGAAAGATTTAATTGAAGTCGTGGAAGCACCAGAATTCGAGGAAATCATCGATGCGGAATTCGAAGGCTTCGGCAAACCAGAGTGGATGAAAAACCGTTAA
- a CDS encoding iron-containing alcohol dehydrogenase family protein — protein MEDIIVRGAPAEYVYKSGVLNELEEKLQLRSIQRVLIVSGVKSWNAARYYFPNLKSIQVSHTFYKGECSLTEINRVSTLAQTDGVDAIIGVGGGKVLDVVKAAASASRTKSVLIPTLASNCAPWTPLSVIYSDEGVMTHYDVYPMSVDILLVEPRILVEAPAPLLIAGIGDTLAKWYEADVQIRRLTHPPVALKVAHHTARLCAEEMFAHAEEAIADAKEAQVSESFKKVVESIIMLGGMVGGFGDKFGRIAGAHSIHNGMTIAPESHEALHGNKVAYGILVQLLLEQKESEVERLLPFYHKLGLPSSLRELNISDTWIDEIAVHSTREEESIHNMRSEKITATEVSQVMRDLESFQLVKSPIMIEVKTNP, from the coding sequence GTGGAAGACATCATAGTTCGGGGCGCACCAGCTGAATATGTTTATAAAAGTGGTGTACTGAATGAATTAGAAGAGAAGTTACAGCTAAGAAGCATTCAACGAGTACTTATTGTATCAGGCGTGAAATCATGGAATGCAGCGCGCTATTACTTTCCAAATCTAAAAAGCATTCAGGTATCACATACCTTCTATAAAGGCGAGTGTTCACTCACTGAAATTAATAGAGTCTCTACGTTGGCACAAACTGATGGTGTGGATGCCATTATTGGAGTAGGCGGCGGAAAAGTATTGGACGTGGTGAAAGCGGCTGCTAGCGCAAGTAGAACGAAGTCAGTGTTAATTCCAACGCTTGCTTCAAACTGCGCACCGTGGACACCACTAAGCGTTATTTATTCGGATGAAGGGGTTATGACACATTACGATGTGTACCCCATGAGTGTTGACATTCTTCTCGTCGAGCCGCGCATTTTAGTGGAAGCCCCAGCTCCACTTTTAATTGCAGGCATCGGCGACACGCTAGCCAAGTGGTATGAGGCAGACGTCCAAATTCGGCGATTAACCCATCCCCCGGTTGCGCTGAAAGTTGCTCATCATACCGCTCGGCTGTGTGCTGAAGAAATGTTTGCTCATGCAGAAGAAGCCATTGCTGACGCGAAAGAAGCCCAAGTGTCAGAGTCATTTAAAAAAGTAGTTGAATCCATTATTATGCTAGGCGGCATGGTTGGTGGATTTGGTGACAAATTTGGTCGCATTGCAGGTGCCCACTCCATTCATAACGGAATGACCATTGCACCGGAGTCACACGAGGCGCTTCATGGAAATAAAGTAGCTTACGGCATTTTGGTTCAACTGCTCCTTGAACAAAAAGAAAGCGAAGTGGAGCGATTACTGCCGTTCTATCATAAACTGGGTTTGCCTTCTTCACTTCGAGAATTAAATATTTCTGATACATGGATTGACGAAATTGCTGTGCACTCCACACGTGAAGAAGAGTCGATACATAACATGCGGAGTGAAAAGATAACCGCTACTGAAGTGTCACAAGTCATGCGTGACTTAGAGTCATTCCAACTCGTGAAAAGTCCGATTATGATTGAAGTAAAGACGAACCCGTGA
- a CDS encoding YihY/virulence factor BrkB family protein, translated as MKLVTRIFMRFFSERFFDEAAQTAYYLLLSVFPFLLFILSLISFFPVDEQQILNFLRPFAPGESFNLIEDNVTNILAADKGRVLSLSLLAAFWVSSMAVQALARALNEANGIKSTLPYWKGLLRDLGITLLFMTLIPLSLFLPFIESGLHWVVSKAGTIDHWQGWIYIWPAVKWGLGSVFLFLFFLLFYKIVPNKRLTFRDVWPGALLSAVGWQVVSILFADYVANVNYKRLYGQLSGIIVLVLWFYLTTVVILLSGLLIAEVRKLRLGSDEGVE; from the coding sequence ATGAAGCTCGTTACACGTATATTTATGCGGTTTTTTTCGGAGCGATTTTTCGATGAAGCTGCTCAAACCGCTTATTATCTGCTTTTATCGGTATTTCCTTTCTTACTATTTATCCTGTCATTAATTAGCTTCTTTCCGGTAGATGAGCAACAGATTTTAAATTTCTTGAGACCGTTTGCTCCTGGTGAATCGTTCAATTTAATAGAAGACAATGTGACAAATATCCTGGCTGCAGACAAAGGACGCGTACTGTCCCTCAGTTTGCTGGCTGCGTTCTGGGTTTCATCTATGGCTGTGCAGGCGCTTGCCCGTGCATTGAATGAAGCGAATGGAATTAAAAGTACACTTCCTTATTGGAAAGGACTGCTTCGAGATCTTGGCATAACCCTTTTGTTTATGACACTTATACCGTTGTCATTGTTTTTACCATTCATTGAAAGTGGATTGCACTGGGTGGTATCAAAAGCGGGTACAATCGATCACTGGCAAGGGTGGATTTATATTTGGCCCGCAGTTAAGTGGGGGCTTGGGTCTGTATTTTTGTTCCTGTTTTTCCTGCTTTTCTATAAAATCGTACCAAACAAAAGACTCACTTTCCGTGATGTATGGCCTGGTGCTTTATTGTCGGCAGTTGGTTGGCAAGTCGTTTCGATTCTTTTTGCCGACTACGTGGCGAATGTCAATTACAAGCGACTGTATGGTCAACTGTCAGGGATTATCGTGCTGGTGCTTTGGTTCTACTTGACCACCGTCGTGATTTTATTGTCAGGGCTGCTGATTGCAGAAGTACGAAAGCTTCGATTGGGAAGCGATGAAGGGGTTGAGTAA
- a CDS encoding response regulator transcription factor, giving the protein MRTILLVDDDPNILALMSIHLSKARYKVEKALDAESALTLIPRVWPHVVVVDVMMPGMDGFALTKKIRDEFDIPVILVTAKNLLEDKEKGFLAGSDDYVVKPFEPQELLFRIGAVLRRSAKPNEIRMQVGSLVINRKRLDISNGVETKWLPLKEFELLALLASNPGTVFTRSVLMEQVWGYDYEGDEQTLSVHIKRLRQRLEGFVSDVKIGTVRGVGYKLEAQT; this is encoded by the coding sequence ATGCGAACCATATTATTGGTAGATGATGATCCAAATATTTTAGCGCTTATGAGTATCCATTTAAGCAAAGCGAGATATAAAGTGGAAAAAGCACTGGATGCAGAGAGTGCACTTACGTTAATTCCACGTGTGTGGCCACATGTGGTTGTCGTTGACGTGATGATGCCCGGCATGGATGGTTTCGCGTTAACAAAAAAGATTCGGGATGAATTTGATATTCCCGTTATATTGGTAACAGCCAAAAATTTGCTTGAAGATAAAGAAAAAGGATTTCTTGCAGGTTCTGATGACTACGTCGTTAAACCGTTTGAACCGCAGGAACTCCTTTTCCGCATAGGGGCTGTGTTAAGAAGGAGCGCCAAACCAAATGAAATACGCATGCAGGTTGGGTCACTTGTGATTAATCGAAAGCGACTCGATATTTCAAATGGAGTTGAAACAAAGTGGCTGCCCTTAAAAGAATTTGAATTGCTTGCTTTGCTCGCATCCAATCCAGGCACTGTATTTACACGAAGTGTACTGATGGAGCAAGTTTGGGGATACGATTATGAAGGTGATGAACAGACATTGAGTGTACATATAAAACGATTAAGGCAACGCTTGGAGGGATTTGTCTCAGATGTGAAGATTGGTACAGTACGTGGAGTTGGCTATAAGTTGGAGGCTCAAACATGA
- a CDS encoding HAMP domain-containing sensor histidine kinase produces MRSLYSKFILVTVAIMVGSATLGFLLVNTYYHQQLKEQNDAKNVGIAQDMAAFIERNPSVPLTESIEVFGDVGYQLYVVNEAGESDFHGGPFRKSTLPAKVKEGVLEGEIYHGMRDFPKETFVTGFFSNQLTNTVGVPFVYDGENHALFIRPNIKMLFTEVHLLLGGLATSMTVFSLLAMIIVARKMIQPITLLTEATNKIANERFDEPIAVSSRDEIGQLAASFQIMATRLKENDQVRKDFISHVSHDFQSPLQNIQGYAQLLANPSCPKDERLQYAEIVELESRRLSALTKQLLYLTSLDHQSYQPTYKRVSIKEQIERSIRQNEWRFEELELDVQIDMPPLLTHGNPELLMQVWENIITNAVKYNRLNGFIHIKGFELEKEVAITIEDSGIGLTDEQAEKAFDRFYRADLSRTRAKEGTGLGLAIVSEVVKRHKGTVSINSEIDKGTTIQIILPKL; encoded by the coding sequence ATGAGATCTTTGTATAGCAAGTTTATCCTTGTGACAGTCGCCATCATGGTTGGAAGTGCCACCCTTGGGTTTTTATTGGTCAATACGTATTACCATCAACAATTAAAAGAACAAAATGACGCCAAAAATGTTGGGATTGCACAAGACATGGCAGCTTTCATTGAACGCAATCCAAGCGTCCCTTTAACTGAATCAATCGAGGTATTTGGTGATGTCGGATACCAATTGTACGTTGTAAATGAAGCGGGTGAATCAGATTTTCATGGTGGTCCATTTCGTAAATCAACTTTGCCTGCAAAAGTAAAAGAAGGGGTACTTGAAGGAGAAATTTATCACGGCATGAGAGATTTTCCGAAAGAAACGTTTGTTACCGGCTTCTTTTCAAATCAATTGACCAATACAGTCGGCGTTCCATTTGTTTATGACGGCGAGAATCATGCGCTGTTTATTCGCCCAAATATCAAAATGTTATTTACGGAAGTACACCTTCTGCTGGGTGGACTGGCTACATCCATGACCGTGTTTAGTTTACTTGCGATGATAATTGTCGCGAGAAAGATGATTCAACCCATCACCTTATTAACGGAAGCAACGAATAAAATAGCGAATGAACGCTTTGATGAGCCCATTGCTGTTTCAAGTAGGGATGAAATCGGACAGCTGGCTGCAAGTTTTCAAATCATGGCCACTCGTTTGAAAGAGAATGATCAAGTACGAAAAGATTTTATAAGTCATGTCTCACATGATTTCCAGTCACCCTTACAGAACATCCAAGGATATGCGCAGTTACTTGCAAATCCATCTTGTCCGAAAGATGAACGACTTCAATATGCTGAAATCGTGGAGTTAGAGAGTAGGAGATTGTCAGCATTAACAAAGCAGCTGTTGTATTTGACTTCACTAGATCATCAATCGTATCAACCCACTTATAAGAGGGTTTCTATTAAAGAGCAAATTGAAAGGTCCATTCGTCAAAATGAATGGCGTTTTGAAGAGTTGGAGCTGGATGTTCAGATAGATATGCCACCCCTGCTTACACACGGAAATCCGGAATTATTGATGCAAGTATGGGAAAACATCATCACCAATGCAGTAAAATACAACCGTTTAAATGGATTCATTCACATTAAAGGATTTGAGTTGGAGAAGGAAGTTGCTATTACAATAGAAGATTCAGGGATTGGATTGACCGATGAACAAGCAGAAAAAGCTTTTGACCGGTTTTACCGAGCCGATCTCTCCCGGACTCGAGCTAAGGAAGGAACAGGGCTTGGACTGGCAATTGTCAGTGAGGTCGTGAAACGTCACAAAGGAACAGTGTCAATCAATAGTGAGATTGATAAAGGAACCACCATTCAAATCATTCTTCCAAAACTGTAA
- a CDS encoding FixH family protein has translation MKRFLAIGSILTVLTLSACGTNDEHEGHNAAKTDEVPEIVEVDLIVPETVTAGEKVVIAAAVTQDGEIVEDANEVKIEVLNLTSGEKEMIVATLNEDKQYAIDYTFKTNGTYDITSHVTARDMHIMPTKQTTVTGGEETSSKATDTSTEGKAHGDDSHHGHGATIDFADGSATVGEAVMLIANVSLSDAPLEGARVRYEISRSDDDHHTWLEAPEKGAGVYQTEFTFTESGTYEIQVHVTKGDDVHDHVVKTYTVK, from the coding sequence ATGAAACGATTTTTAGCAATTGGATCAATACTCACTGTTCTTACTCTTAGTGCTTGTGGAACAAATGACGAACATGAAGGACATAACGCAGCAAAAACAGATGAAGTTCCAGAAATAGTTGAAGTCGATTTAATCGTACCTGAAACAGTTACTGCCGGTGAAAAGGTAGTAATCGCTGCTGCAGTCACACAAGACGGAGAAATTGTGGAAGATGCGAATGAAGTAAAGATCGAGGTCTTGAATTTAACTTCTGGCGAAAAAGAAATGATTGTTGCAACATTAAATGAAGACAAACAGTATGCAATCGACTATACATTTAAGACAAATGGGACGTATGATATTACATCGCATGTAACAGCTCGTGACATGCACATTATGCCTACCAAACAAACAACGGTGACAGGTGGCGAAGAAACGTCAAGCAAAGCGACAGACACTTCGACTGAAGGAAAAGCTCATGGCGACGATAGCCATCATGGCCACGGTGCAACGATTGATTTTGCAGACGGTTCTGCGACTGTTGGTGAAGCGGTAATGTTAATTGCCAATGTTTCTCTATCAGATGCGCCTCTTGAAGGAGCACGCGTACGATATGAAATTTCACGCAGTGATGACGACCACCACACTTGGCTTGAAGCCCCTGAAAAAGGCGCAGGCGTGTACCAGACAGAATTCACCTTTACAGAGTCTGGAACTTACGAAATTCAAGTTCATGTAACTAAAGGCGACGATGTGCACGACCATGTGGTAAAAACGTATACAGTGAAATAA
- a CDS encoding GNAT family N-acetyltransferase has translation MTIHIRKARPEDAEIAVPLIIDAIGDIAEQMTGEKDAEAVTEQLIHLFQQEDNRHSYLNTVIAEQQDGITGVMVLYSGTDAIEMDANLVTWLRTKTGEPIVIPPEARKDEFYIDTVCVNPDFRGQGIGSILLKHAEEVARKEGFSKAALNVELEKEAAIRLYERIGYHIAEPWEIYGGAFHHMVKPL, from the coding sequence ATGACCATACATATTCGAAAAGCAAGACCTGAAGATGCTGAAATAGCCGTTCCACTCATCATCGATGCGATTGGCGACATTGCCGAGCAAATGACTGGCGAAAAGGATGCCGAAGCAGTGACAGAACAGTTAATCCACTTATTTCAACAAGAAGACAATCGACATTCCTATTTAAATACGGTAATTGCCGAACAACAAGATGGGATTACTGGAGTGATGGTTCTATATTCAGGAACCGACGCCATTGAAATGGATGCGAATTTAGTAACATGGTTACGCACGAAAACAGGAGAACCAATCGTTATTCCACCAGAGGCACGTAAAGACGAATTTTATATTGATACCGTTTGTGTAAACCCCGATTTCCGTGGGCAGGGCATCGGCAGTATCTTATTGAAGCACGCAGAAGAAGTCGCACGAAAAGAAGGTTTCTCTAAAGCCGCACTTAATGTGGAGTTGGAAAAGGAAGCAGCCATTCGGCTATATGAAAGAATCGGTTATCATATTGCTGAACCGTGGGAAATCTATGGCGGTGCCTTTCATCACATGGTGAAACCTCTTTAG